The Kluyveromyces lactis strain NRRL Y-1140 chromosome D complete sequence genome has a window encoding:
- the CDC25 gene encoding Ras family guanine nucleotide exchange factor CDC25 (similar to uniprot|P04821 Saccharomyces cerevisiae YLR310C CDC25 Membrane bound guanine nucleotide exchange factor (GEF or GDP-release factor) indirectly regulates adenylate cyclase through activation of Ras1p and Ras2p by stimulating the exchange of GDP for GTP required for progression through G1), translating to MERPQDEGMNPPKAGLSTIIKPLDIVIAQYDFNPLRKSQLRFFAGDIIYVISKSDSGWWDGILYYNKSLVLRGWFPRSYTKSIKDTSSSRKIFPLNYHGSNAFNNRPSSHGSRRNSLRIGSPSGNMNIRSTSGSRRGSLVSTGNFRRKSLGTTTFHDNHDNAINSGQTLLSTSPSNSASSVNNSSPSSHLKQDYQFDMNRRSFSHSRSKPNATSKSRSASTSSSRNSYCRSSESLSKARSHSESRNSDHSYSKHSVSSIRSPHTLHESEINILSTKEVEMLLNNMSRQEVVPVWTPVLTTSNNLLYFNKEMNIYCTSLPISRTPELSLKSVFPPNENLVDLQARSLESDFLPNTQVMDLESVISSQHRNLHDASPINPMVVISGNSSQKQPNTPSGPKPDLSQPCPSPGRSPSMHSNPTQSNEKNEEAGPKNSQPLAPKPLPQSNSRMFYSLSSDMKTWTELKNSTIYYLKASHNHFFKQNQPSFYQNFSKASTYIFYHQLACNLARKELIKRNVVKDIRKILRKLIKVVFRINVNASVYFNSSSKIVMNSSDIKKFNGDMLTSNRDTLNNGTRTSEAFVLPNNIEFPDLRNVSTSTTTSFNPNASLDSSHQGTMTSETIQISPDSPRASIPTNTTQTSNMLIDEETGIVLNSLFNVIHTDFTNIFKLVNNLHNIIIDSVSPDDALVQIYPRFIRNSFEGIVWTKSDPSFASKSEDSSDISNKSDQGNASSSFFPESLSSLMFSGRQYSSSSSRTVNSNLEKQNSSGSIGKIHNKLRARSKGSKPARYPLNHTTLNLLRDKLSLISNIYKTDNSAILSSVDGGKLVELSMGTYNGLKESAAFLNIIDKLDLQFFFNLKRCHSNENLEKEFHEFSESSMTNAVPILLEYYDLKQALHDITIRYVMDTQNLSLRDPFVFCSMRGELSQFSKGSHAELFQLVQEEKKSNSLYEHLVSQDVEINGMSFLDTQEVLHEAATRYYNIATLISVIIEQLIVERENVINYAARMMNNDFMDVLLKDEQYEYDENLSSSVTISQTMSDDQETQQSSKASMFLSSTLDSKSPTFLQHSFVDELPWFLDSEHETELIYSPNGHIKGGTRLALIEHLTNHKSIDAFFNIVILTTFRSMFSTAEFLRYLFKRFDLSPPEGLSYEEYNVWVDRKQKPIRIRVINIIKAWLTDYWNDCYYEDSQDSLDELNTVVNMAILDEISGAAELRPLVERKIAVNELKLKRKDYEPKPSPTPPPALKNGLSKTSATFRLRKHKLTDFDPITFAQQLTLEEHILYSAIDQFECLDRIWGKKVCDFGGSANISNFITSSNHLTDFVSYTIVKETDLKKRAQILQFFIQVSEQCYNLKNFSSMTAIVSALYSSPIFRLKKTFDRLPKHILNSLDKLNTLMDSTRNFFRYRDLLKTVHDVPCVPFFGVYLSDLTFTASGNPDNLNNNPNLFNFSKRLKIVMILNEIMSFQKITYKLKHSEEVKLFLEAEMENILSIEKQYELSLKIEPRVDVSSSFNSAEYNTPTDLSKAGSKKLRFGRLRK from the coding sequence ATGGAAAGGCCACAGGACGAGGGAATGAATCCTCCAAAAGCTGGATTGTCTACAATTATAAAACCTTTGGACATAGTGATAGCGCAGTATGACTTTAATCCGCTAAGGAAATCTCAATTACGGTTTTTTGCCGGTGATATTATCTACGTTATATCGAAGAGTGACTCAGGTTGGTGGGACGGTATTTTATATTATAATAAGAGCTTGGTTTTGAGGGGCTGGTTCCCCAGAAGTTATACTAAATCAATAAAGGATACCAGTTCAAGTCGGAAGATATTTCCTCTGAATTACCATGGCAGCAATGCTTTTAATAATAGGCCTAGTAGCCATGGGTCACGGAGGAACAGTTTGAGGATAGGCAGCCCATCTGGGAATATGAATATTCGTTCTACGTCTGGGTCAAGAAGGGGATCTTTGGTGAGTACCGGGAACTTTAGAAGGAAAAGTCTTGGTACGACTACTTTCCACGATAATCATGATAATGCAATAAATAGTGGGCAAACGCTACTGTCGACGTCTCCTTCAAATTCTGCAAGTAGTGTCAATAATTCTAGCCCGTCATCGCATTTGAAACAGGATTACCAATTCGATATGAATCGCAGATCCTTCTCTCACTCAAGGAGCAAACCAAATGCAACCTCCAAATCAAGAAGTGCATCAACTAGCAGTTCTCGAAACTCTTACTGTCGTTCATCTGAATCTTTATCCAAAGCGCGGTCTCATTCAGAATCCCGTAACTCAGATCATTCATACAGTAAACATTCTGTATCGTCAATACGGTCCCCACATACTCTTCATGAGTCAGAAATCAACATTCTTTCTActaaagaagttgaaatgCTCTTAAATAACATGTCAAGACAAGAGGTTGTGCCGGTATGGACCCCGGTTTTGACTACAAGCAATAATTTATTATActtcaataaagaaatgaacATTTATTGTACATCTTTACCTATATCAAGGACACCTGAACTAAGCTTAAAATCTGTTTTCCCGCCTAATGAAAACCTGGTCGACTTACAAGCAAGAAGCCTAGAATCAGACTTTTTGCCTAATACTCAAGTGATGGATCTGGAATCTGTCATTTCTTCTCAGCACCGTAACTTACATGATGCGAGTCCCATTAATCCAATGGTTGTCATCAGTGGAAACTCTTCTCAAAAGCAACCAAATACACCATCTGGTCCAAAACCAGACCTAAGTCAACCCTGTCCATCTCCAGGTCGATCACCCAGTATGCATTCAAATCCTACGCAAtccaatgaaaaaaatgaagaagcAGGTCCGAAAAACTCACAGCCACTTGCTCCTAAACCATTACCGCAATCGAATAGTAGAATGTTTTATTCATTAAGTTCTGACATGAAAACGTGGACGGAGTTAAAAAACTCCACTATCTATTATTTGAAAGCTTCACATAaccatttcttcaaacaaaacCAACCATCATTTTATCAGAACTTTTCGAAAGCGTCAACTTACATCTTTTACCATCAGTTGGCCTGTAACTTAGCGAGAAAAGAACTTATCAAAAGGAATGTTGTAAAGGATATTAggaaaattttgagaaAGTTGATTAAGGTCGTCTTCAGAATCAACGTAAATGCTTCAgtatatttcaattctagTAGCAAAATCGTTATGAACTCCTCCGAcatcaagaaattcaatGGAGACATGCTGACTTCGAACCGCGATACTTTGAATAATGGCACAAGAACTTCTGAAGCCTTTGTCTTACCTAACAATATTGAGTTTCCTGATTTAAGAAATGTTAGTACTAGTACCACAACTTCTTTTAATCCTAACGCAAGCTTAGATAGCTCACATCAAGGAACTATGACGTCAGAAACTATTCAGATCAGCCCAGATTCCCCAAGAGCGTCAATTCCAACTAATACAACTCAAACATCGAATATGCTCATCGACGAGGAGACAGGTATTGTTTTGAATTCTCTCTTTAATGTGATACACACTGACTTCACAaatattttcaaacttGTCAACAACCTTCACAACATTATCATTGATTCTGTTTCACCGGATGATGCATTAGTTCAGATATACCCAAGATTTATAAGAAACTCCTTTGAGGGTATAGTGTGGACCAAATCAGATCCTTCATTTGCTTCCAAATCTGAAGATTCGAGTGATATTTCCAACAAATCGGACCAGGGGAATGCGAGCTCCTCATTTTTTCCAGAGTCTCTTTCGAGTCTTATGTTTTCAGGAAGGCAGTACAGTAGTTCAAGTTCTAGAACTGTCAACTCCAATTTAGAAAAGCAAAACTCTTCGGGATCAATAGGAAAAATACACAACAAATTACGTGCACGGTCAAAAGGTTCTAAACCTGCCAGGTACCCCTTAAATCATACGACTTTAAATCTTCTTAGGGACAAGCTATCCCTGATCAGCAATATCTACAAGACGGACAATTCAGCGATTTTAAGTTCAGTTGACGGCGGAAAATTAGTCGAACTCAGTATGGGAACATATAAtggtttgaaagaatccGCTGCTTTTCTCAATATAATTGATAAGTTGGACCtacaatttttctttaacttGAAACGTTGCCATTCTAATGAAAACCTCGAAAAAGAATTTCACGAGTTCAGTGAATCATCCATGACTAACGCAGTTCCTATTCTCCTAGAATATTATGATCTAAAGCAGGCGTTGCATGACATTACAATTCGTTATGTCATGGACACTCAAAATCTTTCACTCAGAGATCCATTTGTCTTCTGCTCAATGCGAGGAGAGCTTTCTCAGTTCTCAAAAGGTAGTCATGCagaattgtttcaattagtacaagaggaaaagaagagtaaTAGTTTGTATGAACATCTTGTATCTCAGGATGTAGAAATCAACGGCATGTCATTTTTGGATACCCAAGAAGTACTTCATGAAGCAGCTACGAGATATTACAACATTGCGACTTTAATATCCGTGATTATCGAGCAGTTGATTgtagaaagagaaaatgtGATAAATTATGCAGCAAGAATGATGAACAATGACTTTATGGATGTTCTACTCAAAGATGAACAATACGAATATGATgaaaatctttcttcttctgtaaCCATCTCACAGACCATGAGTGATGACCAAGAAACGCAACAAAGTTCCAAGGCGTCGATGTTTTTGTCTTCGACCTTGGACTCGAAATCACCAACGTTTTTGCAGCATTCTTTCGTAGATGAACTACCTTGGTTTCTCGATTCGGAGCATGAAACTGAGCTTATTTATTCCCCTAACGGTCATATCAAAGGTGGAACTAGACTGGCTCTTATTGAACATCTCACTAATCACAAATCGATCGATGCGTTCTTTAATATTGTCATTCTAACAACTTTTAGAAGTATGTTTAGCACAGCTGAATTTTTGAGGTACTTATTCAAGCGTTTTGATCTTTCCCCTCCTGAAGGTTTAAGTTATGAAGAGTATAATGTATGGGTCGATAGAAAACAGAAACCAATCCGAATTCGGGTTATCAATATTATAAAAGCATGGCTCACTGATTATTGGAATGATTGCTATTATGAAGACTCACAGGATAGCTTGGATGAGCTGAATACTGTAGTAAACATGGCAattttggatgaaattTCTGGTGCAGCTGAATTGAGGCCTCTCGTTGAACGAAAAATCGCTGTAAATGAATTAAAGCTAAAACGCAAGGATTATGAGCCGAAACCTAGTCCTACTCCTCCACcagctttgaaaaatggattATCAAAGACATCAGCTACTTTTAGGCTGAGAAAGCATAAACTGACAGATTTTGATCCTATTACGTTTGCACAACAATTgactttggaagaacatATTTTATACTCTGCTATCGACCAATTTGAATGTTTGGACCGTATTTGGGGTAAAAAAGTATGCGATTTCGGTGGTTCAGCTaatatttcaaactttATCACGTCATCGAATCATCTTACAGATTTCGTTTCCTACACCATAGTCAAAGAGACTGACCTCAAAAAAAGAGCCCAAATTctacaatttttcatccaGGTTTCTGAACAATGTTATAACCTCAAAAATTTCTCATCAATGACAGCAATTGTTTCTGCATTATACTCATCTCCTATCTTCAGGTTGAAAAAGACTTTCGACCGTTTACCTAAGCatattttgaattctttggATAAGCTCAATACTTTGATGGATTCGACCAGAAACTTTTTCAGATACCGTGACCTTTTGAAGACTGTGCATGATGTTCCATGTGTTCCATTCTTTGGTGTTTATTTATCAGATCTTACTTTTACAGCAAGCGGTAACCCTGATAACCTTAACAATAACCctaatcttttcaacttttcaaagagaCTGAAGATTGTAATGATATTAAACGAAATCATGTCCTTCCAAAAAATCACTTATAAACTCAAACATTCTGAAGAGGTTAAGTTGTTTTTAGAGGcagaaatggaaaatataCTATCCATCGAAAAGCAATATGAATTGAGTTTAAAAATCGAACCCCGGGTAGATGTATCATCCTCTTTTAACAGTGCGGAATACAACACCCCTACCGATTTATCCAAAGCTGGTAGTAAAAAATTGCGATTTGGAAGACTAAGAA